The following proteins come from a genomic window of Negativicoccus succinicivorans:
- a CDS encoding site-specific DNA-methyltransferase, whose amino-acid sequence MAAINDLINQIEDPELRDRIKTEVEKLSKQKKFGLVFEDHVPECTALYDVPIHVGSRVAIKDKQINTTYIVKSIAAEKANCLDTKTQAMIKLPVDELVSIAEFGEAIYPYLKPIDHIQNAPDSDLWHTIIEADNYHALQLLEYLYAGQVDCIYIDPPYNTGAKDWKYNNDYVDSSDAYRHSKWLSMMEKRLKLAKKLLNPQDSVLICTIDEKEYLHLGCLLEELFPEARMQMVSSVINPTGVARSGDFYRTDEYIYILRFGRCIPAKLPLNEEWLTAKTTGKDSVRWRPIRRQGSHDTRAEAKNQFYPIFISADGTHIIGAGETLDFTQNIRAACIPPNCIAVWPMKTDGTEGCWQISQDSLRELLNQGFIRVTYSKKWGYVPQYLAKGEREKVKKGLFPILGKDEYGTILLGDASESGAPFVPGTQWRISSHSAREQGASLLNKIFPDKRFDFPKSLYAVHDAIRFFVAHKPDALILDFFAGSGTTLHAVNLLNAEDGGHRRCIMVTNNEVSNEESKKLKKAGFKPGDPQWEELGIAHHVTWPRTVCSTRGTDVNGNALKGNYLDSDLPMSDGFKSNAAFFKLGFLDKNAVALGKQLKELVPILWMKTECIGPCPMLQSEEIPAMLLFPENGFAVLVDEYAFSDFKDKANADENIKKVFIVTDSVSGYRDMASHLKAETSYQLYRDYLDNFRINTGR is encoded by the coding sequence ATGGCGGCCATTAACGATTTAATCAACCAAATAGAAGATCCCGAGTTAAGAGATCGTATCAAAACTGAAGTGGAAAAACTGTCCAAACAGAAAAAATTCGGTCTGGTATTTGAAGACCATGTTCCTGAATGCACGGCGCTTTATGATGTGCCGATTCATGTCGGAAGCAGGGTCGCTATTAAGGATAAACAAATTAACACCACCTACATCGTGAAATCCATCGCTGCCGAAAAAGCAAATTGCCTTGATACAAAAACGCAGGCAATGATTAAGCTCCCAGTGGACGAGCTTGTATCGATTGCTGAGTTTGGGGAAGCCATTTATCCTTATTTAAAACCTATCGATCATATTCAAAACGCGCCGGATAGTGACCTTTGGCATACGATAATTGAAGCGGATAACTATCACGCGCTCCAGCTTTTAGAGTATCTTTATGCCGGCCAGGTGGATTGTATTTACATTGATCCGCCTTATAATACCGGTGCGAAAGACTGGAAATACAACAATGACTACGTGGACTCCTCCGATGCCTATCGCCACAGCAAGTGGCTATCCATGATGGAAAAAAGATTGAAGCTTGCAAAAAAGCTGCTCAATCCACAAGACTCCGTACTTATTTGCACCATTGATGAAAAAGAGTACTTGCATTTGGGGTGCTTGTTGGAGGAACTATTTCCGGAAGCAAGAATGCAGATGGTGAGCAGTGTGATTAATCCTACTGGAGTTGCTCGCTCTGGAGATTTTTATCGAACGGATGAATATATTTATATTCTTCGTTTTGGTAGATGTATTCCTGCAAAATTACCACTTAATGAGGAGTGGCTTACAGCAAAAACAACAGGCAAAGATTCTGTTCGTTGGCGACCAATAAGACGACAAGGATCTCATGATACGAGAGCCGAGGCCAAAAACCAATTTTATCCTATCTTTATTAGTGCTGATGGAACACATATTATAGGGGCTGGAGAAACACTTGATTTTACACAAAACATTAGAGCTGCTTGTATCCCTCCAAATTGTATCGCCGTTTGGCCAATGAAAACAGATGGAACAGAGGGGTGCTGGCAAATCAGTCAAGATAGTTTGCGTGAACTATTAAATCAAGGCTTCATCCGTGTAACATATAGCAAAAAATGGGGTTACGTCCCACAATATTTAGCAAAGGGTGAGCGAGAAAAAGTAAAAAAAGGATTATTCCCTATACTTGGTAAAGATGAATATGGAACAATATTGTTAGGAGATGCATCAGAAAGCGGGGCTCCATTCGTTCCAGGGACACAATGGCGTATTTCAAGTCACAGTGCACGAGAGCAAGGTGCGTCTTTATTAAATAAAATTTTCCCTGATAAACGCTTTGATTTTCCAAAATCGCTCTATGCAGTCCACGATGCCATTCGCTTTTTTGTAGCTCACAAACCTGATGCCCTTATCCTTGATTTTTTCGCAGGATCCGGCACAACTTTACATGCTGTCAATCTCCTCAATGCCGAGGACGGCGGCCATCGTCGCTGCATTATGGTGACCAATAATGAAGTGTCTAATGAAGAATCAAAGAAACTAAAAAAAGCCGGTTTTAAACCGGGCGATCCGCAGTGGGAAGAATTGGGAATTGCCCACCACGTCACTTGGCCACGCACCGTATGCTCCACCAGAGGAACCGACGTGAATGGCAACGCTCTTAAGGGCAACTATCTCGACAGTGATCTCCCGATGTCGGATGGTTTTAAAAGCAACGCCGCTTTTTTCAAGCTTGGATTTTTAGACAAAAATGCCGTGGCTTTAGGAAAACAGCTGAAAGAACTCGTGCCGATTTTATGGATGAAAACAGAATGCATTGGCCCTTGCCCCATGCTTCAGTCGGAAGAAATCCCGGCCATGCTCCTCTTCCCCGAGAATGGCTTTGCCGTGCTTGTCGATGAGTATGCTTTTTCGGATTTCAAAGACAAAGCAAATGCCGATGAAAACATCAAAAAAGTTTTCATTGTAACCGATTCCGTAAGCGGATATAGAGATATGGCCTCCCACTTAAAGGCAGAGACCTCGTATCAACTCTATCGTGATTATTTGGATAACTTCCGTATCAATACGGGGAGGTAA